The Lolium perenne isolate Kyuss_39 chromosome 6, Kyuss_2.0, whole genome shotgun sequence genome segment ATCCCCAAAATTAATGAGTCTAGCCGTCAGCTAGCTTAGGCGTCGAACTTGTAGAACTTGGATGACTTGAGCCCCGCGGTGAAGTTGAAGTAACCGAGCGCGTGCGCCCACCTGGGGTTATCCTTGAGACGGTGCACGGCGATGGTGTCCGGCACGAACGCGTGGGAGCAACTGTCTATGGGCACCGGCAGCGGGTAGTCGTACATGGCGGGCTTGGCGTTGAACCTGTTCCTCCCCTTGCCGCCGAGCCTCAGCCACTCGCCGGTCATCTTGTCCTCCGTCCCGACGATGCGGCCCTTGGTCACCTCCTCCGCCCCGGCCAGCCACTCCACCAGGTCCCACGACAGCGCGTACCCCATGCCGGACATGTACCCCTTGCTCGGGTCCATGCTGCCGCAGGGGATGGTGGCGCCGTAGTACATGTCCTGGCGCGGCATGGCGCCCAGCGACGCCACCAGCTCCGGCAGCCGGAACATGATGTCGTCGTCGGCCTTCATGACGTAGTCGTAGGGCGCGTCGGCGTAGAGGGAGGCCGCGGCGGTGAAGAAGGTGTGGGTCTTCCCGCCGTTGAGGTTCTCCTCGCAGGCGTCGAGCACGATGATGTCGCCGTGCGTGAGGATCTCGAGCGGGATGAGCACCCGCTGGTCGTCCTTGTAGAGGCGGCAGAAGACGAAGCGCACGTCGATCTGCGCGGCGAGGTCCGGGGAGGCGAGCTGCAGGCCGTAGACCATGCGGAGGAGGTGGCGGCGCTCGTAGAAGTCGGCGCGGGTGAGGATGCCGATGAGGAGCCGGAAGTCGGGCTCCCGGGCGTACGCGTGGACGGTCGTTGAGGAgccattggcggcggcggtgtaggCGTTTGGTGGTTGGCCGCAGGAGCTCATGAGCGCCTGCAGCTCGAACTCCTTggggtagacgatgaggtagatgAAGGCGAGGAGGAGGACGGGGAGCAGGATGAGAGCCTTGCTGGAGGCCGACAGCCTCGGGAAGCCATGGACACCCTGCTTCCTCATCGCGGCTTGATGCTTCGCGTCGTTGGCCATGGACCTGAGGAGATTGCTCGGCGCCGGCATTGCGTGATTGATCGCAGAATAGGCTAATGTATGTGGTGCGCTAGTGGCCGGCCGGGGCTAGCTAGCAAGCTAGCTTAGCTCGGTGTAATGAAGCTAGCTTCTCGTGTGATGCGTGGGGGAGCTTCGTGTGCACGATAGGATCTCACGCTTTGCGTAAAGGCTGCGGGGCGCGCCGACCGCGCCATGCGAGGGCGCCGGATCTTGGGGGAACCTCGCGGGGAGTCAACGCGCACATCGATCAACCCGTCTTGTTGCCACCGGCACCATTCAAACTGACAGATCGATGCAGCGAATGATTAGACTTGACTCaaaatgcacattcatacaatatTTTCTTATGTTTTGGAAAACCGTGTTCATGTTCAAAATACCAGATACTTGTGGTTTCGCGGGAGTATCTAGTAGTGAGTGTATGTACAAATTTGTGAGTGTATGTGTCTGTActctgtttcgcaaaaaaaatatTGTACACATTTGCAAACGGAAAATGATCTGATTCCTCCGGGGGATCGCGTCCTCCCCATCCTCCGCACTCAGCACAGGACGCGTGTCCTGTAGGGCCCACCTTACCGTTTCCTGGCCCATCGCTTTTCTCCCCACGACCCTATCTTCTGCACGCGACATAGATCGAGAGAGCAGCGCTTCCCCAACTCCATGGGCGACCACGCCCGAGGCGCCGGCGCTTGCGCCCAACGCTGGTGTCCGTCCCCATCGCCGTCGCCCAACTACCGCACACCCCATCTCCGGTCCCTGTGGATACCTTCGCCGCACGCCCTGGATCTCGCCGCCGCGCCACCATAGGCACCCGCTGCCACGCGGCGAGGCCGAGCTCCGGCTACCGGCGGGGAGTAGCAGCATGGTTTGCTGCTCCGTCGCCCCGCCGCGCTCACGACCTCGTGCTGCTCATCCCCCGCGCCCATGGCGCTCAAAACCTCGTGTTGCTCCCCCCCCGCGCCCACGGCGGCACGACATCATGCTCCTCCTCTGCCGCACCTATAACCGTCGCCGCCGGGACTCTCATCACCGGCGTCCATCCGCTAAGGCGGCACGAGCCTTCCTCGTCTTGCTCGGGCCACAAGCGACAGTGGTTCGCGGCCTCTACTGTTTGTGCTATTGTTCGATGCTAGGAAGCCAGGGCGGAGATGCTACCAGACGTTCATGGTGATGCTACCGACTGACGTCAATCCTTCTGAATTTTTGTACCATATGCTCTTCGAATTTATGTCATAGGAAGAAACTTTTTGCTATTTTGGTGTCTACGAATTGCTACAACTGTAGTACTTGGATTTCCATCATAGAATGAAATTGTTATTGCTACAACCCCGTTATGCAGTTTTACTACGGAAGCACAAAATTTTGGtaccagatctccggtgagctctCCGATGAGTTGTTCGTTTTTTTTGCTACCATAGGCATAGGGCATTGCTACTAGCAGCTTGTGGCGTTGCTGTCCTGGACGGATGGAGTTGCTGCAACCTCGGACGGCGTTGCTGCCGGCTGCAGGCGATGTCTCCGTTGATGTCTTAGAGGATTtgcagcatatgaataaaaaaatttgctacattttatttgcggttttgctacatctgcgtaatatgtttgctacgtggtctccggcgaggtctccggcgagcccagcctttttattttcttttctgaacgaatcgttttttgcttcagtcatttgctgccgggggtga includes the following:
- the LOC127309234 gene encoding beta-1,3-galactosyltransferase pvg3-like — protein: MPAPSNLLRSMANDAKHQAAMRKQGVHGFPRLSASSKALILLPVLLLAFIYLIVYPKEFELQALMSSCGQPPNAYTAAANGSSTTVHAYAREPDFRLLIGILTRADFYERRHLLRMVYGLQLASPDLAAQIDVRFVFCRLYKDDQRVLIPLEILTHGDIIVLDACEENLNGGKTHTFFTAAASLYADAPYDYVMKADDDIMFRLPELVASLGAMPRQDMYYGATIPCGSMDPSKGYMSGMGYALSWDLVEWLAGAEEVTKGRIVGTEDKMTGEWLRLGGKGRNRFNAKPAMYDYPLPVPIDSCSHAFVPDTIAVHRLKDNPRWAHALGYFNFTAGLKSSKFYKFDA